The Bacillus sp. Y1 genome includes the window TGTTTCTCGCCTTGATGTAAAAACAATCGTTCAGGGCGAACAATTTTGCTCAATTCCTTCGTTTCACCAAGCGATACCTCTTCAACGGTATTACCACTTTCCTTCAAAGTGTCATAATTGGGCTGATATGTCCACAACATCCATGTAAGAAGAATGCTAAAAACGACAAGAATTAATAGGACGATAGACTTTATCGTTTCATATTTCATGTCCAGTCATCCTCCTCATTTCGATCATAAGGGAGGGTGAATGAGACTGTTGTCCCCTTCCCTTCCACGCTCTCCGCCCAAATCTCTCCTCCATGGGCTTCTACCATTTCTTTTGCGATGGCTAGTCCTAGACCTGTTCCACCAAGCTTTCTTGTTCTTGCTTTATCCACTCGATAAAATCGTTCAAAAATTTGCTGAAGATTTTCTTTTGGAATGCCCATCCCCTGATCACTGACATTAACTACAATATGATCTTCCTTTTCCTCCACTTTAAACGTGATTTTTCCACCCTGTGGAGAATACTTCATAGCATTTGAAATGATATTATCAAGAACTTGAGTAAGCTTGTCTGCATCTCCCTCAACAAAGGCAGCATGATCTAATAGGTTTCGTTCAAAAGCAGTATTTTCGTCCTTAATAATCTCAAAACGATCAATAATTCGATTGAAGAAATCTATAAAATTAAACCATTCCTTCTTAAGGCGATAATCCTTGCTATCCATCTTGGAAAGCTGAAGCAAATCATTAACAAGACGTATCATACGCTCCGTTTCTGTTTGCGTAACACTTAAAAAGTTTGGAGCGATTTCCTCGTCCTTCCATGCACCATCTGATAAAGCTTCTAAGTAGCTTCTCATTGTGGTTAGAGGTGTCCGCAACTCGTGTGACACATTGGCAACAAATTCTCGTCTCTCTAAGTCAATTTTTTCTTGTTCTGTAATATCATGAAGAACCGTTATTAGTCCATTTACAAAACCTGTTTCCTTTTGAATGACTGAAAAATTCGCCCGTAGAATAAGAGGTTTTGTCGCTGTGCTATAGTCCAAAATAAGCGATTCTTTCTCTACAAGTAAGTCTTCAAACGAATAGTCTTCTTCTAAGCCTAATAAAGACACAATGGAGCTAGATAATATTGTTTCACGTGAAACACTTAAAAGCATTGCCGCAGGTTCATTGATAAGGATTACTCGCCCTTTTCTATCGGTAGCAACTACACCATCTGTCATATAGGAGAGAACAGACGATAACTTTCGACGTTCTCCTTCAGTCGTTGCATGTGCCTCTTGCAACTTTTTTGTAAGGTTATTAAAAGTAATGGCCAACTGACCGATCTCATCATATCCGTATACTTTTACCTTTCGAGAGAAATTTCCTTTAGCCATTGCCTGTGCCTGCTTTCGCATATCAGAAATCGGCCTTGTAATCGTTTGTGCTAGTAAAATTCCAAGTACTGCTGTAATCAATAATGCAATACCAGTCCCTGTCGCAAGAATATTATTAATGGTTTTCATTTGTGAATACACATTTTCTTTCTTCGCTACCAAGTAAATAACTCCGGTAATATCATCATCGGAACGAACAGGTTTTACTAATATCCAAATCCGTCCTTTCTGTCGATCTATTTGAGTGACATCCTCTCCTTCATCAGAGGATGTAGCAATGACACGCCTAATTAATGTATCGGTAGATCTTTGACCTACAATTCCTTGATTATAAGGATCTGATGTGCCAATTATTTTTTGAGTACTAGCCTCTATTAAACGAACCTCTGTTATATCTGTCGTATTTAAATCAGACAGTATGTTCTTAACAGCCTCTTCGATAGTTGGCCCTTCATCATCTGGATTACGTTCCTTGCCTAGCTCTTCCCCTAAGTAATAGGCTAAAAGATTAACTCTCTCT containing:
- the walK gene encoding cell wall metabolism sensor histidine kinase WalK, which translates into the protein MKKVGFFRSIHLKFVMIYVLLILIAMQIIGVYFVRQLENTLLRNFETSIEERVNLLAYYLGEELGKERNPDDEGPTIEEAVKNILSDLNTTDITEVRLIEASTQKIIGTSDPYNQGIVGQRSTDTLIRRVIATSSDEGEDVTQIDRQKGRIWILVKPVRSDDDITGVIYLVAKKENVYSQMKTINNILATGTGIALLITAVLGILLAQTITRPISDMRKQAQAMAKGNFSRKVKVYGYDEIGQLAITFNNLTKKLQEAHATTEGERRKLSSVLSYMTDGVVATDRKGRVILINEPAAMLLSVSRETILSSSIVSLLGLEEDYSFEDLLVEKESLILDYSTATKPLILRANFSVIQKETGFVNGLITVLHDITEQEKIDLERREFVANVSHELRTPLTTMRSYLEALSDGAWKDEEIAPNFLSVTQTETERMIRLVNDLLQLSKMDSKDYRLKKEWFNFIDFFNRIIDRFEIIKDENTAFERNLLDHAAFVEGDADKLTQVLDNIISNAMKYSPQGGKITFKVEEKEDHIVVNVSDQGMGIPKENLQQIFERFYRVDKARTRKLGGTGLGLAIAKEMVEAHGGEIWAESVEGKGTTVSFTLPYDRNEEDDWT